Below is a genomic region from Staphylococcus carnosus.
GTTTACGAGGACAAGAAATCGCGAATGAAATGGTAAAAGGACTTGGGACTTTTATCTCCATTCTGATAGCAATCGGCGGATTAGCATTCAACATTGGTAATATCGCCGGTGCAGGACTCGGTTTAAATGCAATCTTTGGACTTGATGTAAAATGGGGCGCAGCGATTACAGCCGTTCTAGCAATTGGTGTATTCGTAAGTAAGAGCGGTCAAAAAGTTATGGACATTGTAACAATGGTTTTAGGGGTACTCATGATTTTAATTGTTGCTTATGTAATGGTGGTTTCAAATCCTCCATACTTAGAAGCAGCACATAGAATGGTATTACCAAAAAATCCTGCAGCATTAGTATTGCCGATTATCACACTGGTCGGTGGTACAGTAGGTGGTTACATTACTTTCGCAGGTGCACACAGAATTTTAGACTCTGGCATTAAAGGTAAAGAATATTTACCATTTGTTAACCAATCAGCAATTTCTGGTATCTTAACTACTGGTGTAATGCGTGGTCTATTATTCTTAGCAGTATTAGGTGTAGTTGTAACAGGTGTTACTTTAGATCCTGAAAACCCACCTGCATCTGTATTCCAACATGCTTTAGGACCTATTGGTAAAAATATTTTCGGTGTTGTATTATTTGCAGCAGCATTATCTTCAGTAATCGGTTCTGCTTATACAAGTGCAACATTCTTAAAAACATTGAGTAAATCATTAATGAAACGTAGTAACTTAATCGTTATCACATTTATCGTTGTTTCAACATTAATCTTCTTATTCATCGGTAAACCAATCAAATTATTGATTATTGCTGGTGCATTGAACGGCTTGATCTTACCAATTACATTAGGTACGATTCTTGTCGCGAGTAAGAAAAAGTCGATTGTCGGAGACTATAAACATCCAACTTGGATGCTAGTATTCGGTATCATCGCAGTTGTTGTTACAATTATTACAGGCATCTTCTCATTCCAAGGACTTGCAGAGCTTTGGAGTTCATAAGAAGATTAAAATCAAAGGCACGGGCAATATTGCTCGTGTCTTTTTTGTACATATTCTCAAAACTTTTATAAATCTAAGATAATTGAGCGCAAGATGTATATTCTGATAGATAAACGTTATAATAACAGTAATGTAAGCGCATAAATAGAGACTGCTTAAGAGAGAAGGGTGAAATAAATGGGAAAAGAAGCAGTGCTTGGTATTGATTTAGGTACAAGTGCAATTAAATTATTGGCAGTAGCAAAAGATGGAGAAGTATTAGGCGTTCAAACTGAACCGTTATCGTTATATCAAGAATATCCAGGATACTCTGAACAAAATCCGGATGAGTGGAATGCAGCCATGCAACAAGGCTTGAAAAATTTATTAATACAACCTCAAATGGAAGGAGTAGAAATTAAGGGTGTATCATTTTCAGGTCAAATGCATGGATTAGTCTTATTAGATGAGACAGGAAGACCATTAAGAAATGCTATTTTATGGAATGATACACGTACTACACCGCAATGTGAGACAATCAAAGCTAAAAAAGGAGAGCAAGTACTCGGTAATCCAGTAGTGGAAGGATTTACATTGACTAAGTTGTTGTGGGTAAAAGAAAATGAACCTGAATTATGGAAAAAAGCAGCAACCTTTTTATTGCCTAAAGATTATCTCCGCTATTGTTTAACAGGGGAAATCTACACAGAATACTCAGATGCAGCAGCAACGATGTTATTAAATCCGCAAACAAAAGCATGGGATAAAATGTTAGGTGAAGAATTTGGTATTCCTGATATTTATCCAGATGTTATTCAATCACATGATGAAGCAGGAACTTTTAATGCTGCATTAGCAGCAGAATTAGGATTAGATGCTAATACTCCAGTGTTTGCAGGTGGCGCTGATAATGCTTGCGGCGCTTTAGGATCTGGTGTGATTCGTCCTAATGATGCAATTTGCAGTATCGGTACATCAGGGGTTTTACTAATTTGTGAGTCAATAGGTGGCGCAGAAGGTTATGGACATAAAATTCACTTGATGAATCATGCGGTTGCAGATGTTAATTATTTAATGGGGGTTACATTAAGTGCTGGTTATAGTTTGAGCTGGTTTAAACGCGAATTTTATCCTGATGATAGCTTTGAAAAAATGCTGGAAGAAGCACAAGAAGCTGGAATTGGCGGTCATGGTTTGATTTTTGCACCGTATTTAGCAGGTGAACGTACACCGCATGGAGATGCATCAATTCGTGGAAGCTTTATTGGAATTAGCGGTTCAAATACACGCGGTGACTTTGCACGCGCAGTTGTAGAAGGTATTACATATTCTTTATACGACTCTTTAATTTATTTGCGCGGTGTTGGTAAAAATGTAACTAAGATAGTATCAACTGGCGGGGGCGCAAAAAGTAATTTTTGGTTACAGTTACAAGCAGATGTTTTTAATGCTGAAATTTATAAATTGAAACATGAAGAAGGACCAAGTATGGGTGCTGCAATGCTTGCAGCATATGGATTAGGATGGTATCCAAGTCTCTCTGCATGTGCAGAACAATTTATTCATTTTACAGAAACATTCAAACCTGATTTAAAGCGACATAAGACATATGAAAGGTATTTCCGTATTTATCATCAAGCTTATAAGGCAACAAGACGTATGACAAAAGATTTATTGGAACTTCAAAAAGACTAAAAAATAATCCCCTGACAATTGAAATGTCAGGGGATTATTTCGAATTACAGATTATTTACCATTTTTCTCTAAATAATAACCAATCCATGCACCTGCTGGAACACCAATGATAGGTGTAGTGATAACGCTTAATACCACAATAGAAGCAATCATAATAAGCCCGTTTTT
It encodes:
- the xylB gene encoding xylulokinase; this encodes MGKEAVLGIDLGTSAIKLLAVAKDGEVLGVQTEPLSLYQEYPGYSEQNPDEWNAAMQQGLKNLLIQPQMEGVEIKGVSFSGQMHGLVLLDETGRPLRNAILWNDTRTTPQCETIKAKKGEQVLGNPVVEGFTLTKLLWVKENEPELWKKAATFLLPKDYLRYCLTGEIYTEYSDAAATMLLNPQTKAWDKMLGEEFGIPDIYPDVIQSHDEAGTFNAALAAELGLDANTPVFAGGADNACGALGSGVIRPNDAICSIGTSGVLLICESIGGAEGYGHKIHLMNHAVADVNYLMGVTLSAGYSLSWFKREFYPDDSFEKMLEEAQEAGIGGHGLIFAPYLAGERTPHGDASIRGSFIGISGSNTRGDFARAVVEGITYSLYDSLIYLRGVGKNVTKIVSTGGGAKSNFWLQLQADVFNAEIYKLKHEEGPSMGAAMLAAYGLGWYPSLSACAEQFIHFTETFKPDLKRHKTYERYFRIYHQAYKATRRMTKDLLELQKD
- a CDS encoding NRAMP family divalent metal transporter, which codes for MGEKNQTKTDFEFTKEHKRLLLGSVFLMATSAIGPAFLTQTAVFTAQFAASFAFAILLSIIIDIGAQINIWRVLVVTGLRGQEIANEMVKGLGTFISILIAIGGLAFNIGNIAGAGLGLNAIFGLDVKWGAAITAVLAIGVFVSKSGQKVMDIVTMVLGVLMILIVAYVMVVSNPPYLEAAHRMVLPKNPAALVLPIITLVGGTVGGYITFAGAHRILDSGIKGKEYLPFVNQSAISGILTTGVMRGLLFLAVLGVVVTGVTLDPENPPASVFQHALGPIGKNIFGVVLFAAALSSVIGSAYTSATFLKTLSKSLMKRSNLIVITFIVVSTLIFLFIGKPIKLLIIAGALNGLILPITLGTILVASKKKSIVGDYKHPTWMLVFGIIAVVVTIITGIFSFQGLAELWSS
- a CDS encoding VraH family peptide resistance protein, whose amino-acid sequence is MSFKEYIGDMVETIKHMRFGSKNGLIMIASIVVLSVITTPIIGVPAGAWIGYYLEKNGK